A part of Oncorhynchus kisutch isolate 150728-3 linkage group LG2, Okis_V2, whole genome shotgun sequence genomic DNA contains:
- the LOC109864331 gene encoding C-type lectin domain family 4 member E produces MEEVENYTSLHEFTEDISSRGNKPILNNHNAQELKRGSECLRGQTALFVLIGLLASICANIALSVLLFSRPLPSVPLEAASLTLKLNSVRGRYVSLCDDYSKLGQSCSKTVKKCRECPEGWIHVGEKCYSFSNDKMDWPSSRDSCTSLGSHLTILHSKEQHDALEKEARRIGGFDYHFWIGLSDREKEGDWRWVDNTTLTNKYWNEYSSEPDNHQSGGSHGEDCATLDSHSQTWFDVPCDNIYKRICQMDAIRLD; encoded by the exons atggaggaggtagagaactATACCAGTCTACACGAGTTTACTGAGGATATATCCTCCAGAGGAAACAAGCCTATCCTCAACAACCAca ATGCCCAGGAGCTGAAGAGGGGGTCAGAGTGTCTCAGAGGTCAGACTGCCCTCTTTGTGCTGATTGGTCTATTGGCATCCATCTGTGCCAACATCGCTCTGAGCGTACTCT tgtttaGCAGGCCGTTACCCAGTGTTCCCCTGGAGGCAGCATCTCTGACCCTGAAGCTGAACTCAGTTCGAGGACGATATGTCAGTCTCTGTGATGACTACTCCAAACTGGGCCAGAGCTGCTCAAAGACAG tAAAGAAGTGTAGGGAGTGTCCTGAGGGCTGGATTCATGTAGGTGAGAAATGTTACTCCTTCAGCAATGACAAGATGGACTGGCCGAGCAGCAGAGACAGTTGTACTTCCCTGGGCAGCCACCTTACCATCCTGCACAGCAAGGAACAGCAT GACGCTCTGGAAAAAGAGGCCCGGAGGATTGGCGGGTTTGACTACCACTTCTGGATTGGCCTATCagatagagagaaggaaggggattGGAGATGGgtggacaacacaacactgacaaaCAA gTATTGGAATGAGTATAGCTCTGAGCCTGACAATCATCAGTCAGGAGGATCACATGGGGAAGACTGTGCCACCTTGGACAGCCATTCGCAGACCTGGTTTGACGTGCCGTGTGACAACATCTACAAACGCATTTGTCAGATGGATGCCATCCGGCTAGACTGA
- the LOC109864314 gene encoding COP9 signalosome complex subunit 7a isoform X1, whose product MEVEQLLSLSGPALAQAISSLLETPGLYVFSDILELPNVRELETGPHAPVYQLLNLFAYGTYCDYKERAASLPELTPAQRNKLRHLSIISLASNLKCLPYSLLLQQLELKNVRELEDLLIEAVYCDIIQGKLDQRNQQVEVDCSVGRDLGPNELPNIANTLQEWCSGCEAVLCGIEEQVTRANQYRESQLKVKVQVETEVSNLQKTLKASSASPSSGPAAAGAASNQDADQPAEPRDPASSQEPRQPGKKSSKVKGLRGSGKIWSKSN is encoded by the exons atGGAGGTAgagcagctcctctctctctcaggcccgGCGTTGGCCCAGGCAATAAGTTCTCTGCTGGAGACACCAGGCCTCTACGTGTTCTCAGACATCCTTGAGCTGCCCAACGTCagagag CTGGAGACAGGCCCGCACGCTCCAGTGTATCAGCTACTCAACCTCTTCGCCTATGGAACCTACTGTGACTATAAAG AGAGGGCAGCCTCTCTCCCAGAGTTGACCCCAGCCCAGAGGAACAAACTCCGTCACCTCTCCATCATCAGTCTGGCATCTAATCTCAAG TGCCTGCCCTACTCCctgctcctgcagcagctggagCTGAAGAATGTGCGGGAGCTGGAGGACCTGCTGATTGAGGCGGTCTACTGTGACATCATTCAGGGCAAGCTGGACCAGAGGAACCAGCAGGTGGAGGTGGACTGCAGCGTGGGCCGAGACCTGGGGCCCAATGAGCTGCCCAACATAGCCAACACACTGCAGGAGTG gtgTTCAGGGTGTGAGGCGGTCCTGTGTGGGATCGAGGAGCAGGTAACCAGAGCCAACCAATACAGAGAGAGCCAGCTGAAGGTCAAAGTTCAGGTGGAGACAGAG gtgTCAAACCTCCAGAAAACGCTAAAGGCCAGCTCCGCCTCACCGTCGTCCGGCCCCGCTGCCGCTGGAGCCGCATCCAATCAGGATGCAGACCAGCCGGCCGAGCCACGAGACCCCGCCTCCTCTCAGGAACCACGGCAACCGGGCAAGAAGAGTTCAAAGGTCAAAGG GCTCCGTGGAAGTGGGAAGATCTGGTCCAAGTCCAACTGA
- the LOC109864314 gene encoding COP9 signalosome complex subunit 7a isoform X2, with the protein MRRLTHTLKIFFIVFPSVIQQAAAVSAWTEPVRFFVGMFPCHNVSPFCCSFAVSFFSLSVCGMLILSERAASLPELTPAQRNKLRHLSIISLASNLKCLPYSLLLQQLELKNVRELEDLLIEAVYCDIIQGKLDQRNQQVEVDCSVGRDLGPNELPNIANTLQEWCSGCEAVLCGIEEQVTRANQYRESQLKVKVQVETEVSNLQKTLKASSASPSSGPAAAGAASNQDADQPAEPRDPASSQEPRQPGKKSSKVKGLRGSGKIWSKSN; encoded by the exons ATGcgcaggctcacacacacactcaaaatatttttcattgtATTCCCTTCTGTAATTCAGCAGGCAGCAGCAGTTTCTGCCTGGACAGAGCCTGTACGCTTCTTTGTAGGGATGTTTCCCTGTCATAATGTGTCTCCTTTCTGTTGCTCTTTCGCTGTCTCTTTCTTTTCCTTGTCTGTTTGTGGTATGTTAATTCTTTCAGAGAGGGCAGCCTCTCTCCCAGAGTTGACCCCAGCCCAGAGGAACAAACTCCGTCACCTCTCCATCATCAGTCTGGCATCTAATCTCAAG TGCCTGCCCTACTCCctgctcctgcagcagctggagCTGAAGAATGTGCGGGAGCTGGAGGACCTGCTGATTGAGGCGGTCTACTGTGACATCATTCAGGGCAAGCTGGACCAGAGGAACCAGCAGGTGGAGGTGGACTGCAGCGTGGGCCGAGACCTGGGGCCCAATGAGCTGCCCAACATAGCCAACACACTGCAGGAGTG gtgTTCAGGGTGTGAGGCGGTCCTGTGTGGGATCGAGGAGCAGGTAACCAGAGCCAACCAATACAGAGAGAGCCAGCTGAAGGTCAAAGTTCAGGTGGAGACAGAG gtgTCAAACCTCCAGAAAACGCTAAAGGCCAGCTCCGCCTCACCGTCGTCCGGCCCCGCTGCCGCTGGAGCCGCATCCAATCAGGATGCAGACCAGCCGGCCGAGCCACGAGACCCCGCCTCCTCTCAGGAACCACGGCAACCGGGCAAGAAGAGTTCAAAGGTCAAAGG GCTCCGTGGAAGTGGGAAGATCTGGTCCAAGTCCAACTGA